A portion of the Pseudomonadota bacterium genome contains these proteins:
- a CDS encoding ATP-binding protein, whose protein sequence is MDKALILQNRHWKNEPYPDLINRKVLSSVLSKLKLKEIQILLGVRRSGKSSLFKLLINHLAETIDPLSIVYVNLDDPFYSEAWKDAKELYRVVETAEKITGEKVSCLFLDEIQNVQGWEKFIKSQYDAGAFTKIFITGSNSLLLKGDYAKLLSGRYITDYVYPFSFQEMLSNSGIVSLRDLLGNRPKVLSLLDDVLLYGSFPEVYKTPNHELKREILLSYYETIILKDCLGNHSIRDTRAFKELAHYLISNVSGLYSYNSLAKAVQSNENTVREFVGYLEESFLVDEVKSLSFSLKAQSKARKKIYAVDNSFLNTVSFKFSDNKGKLLENLVYTELVKNGFREIFFFHENKECDFVVKTGKTLTGIQVGYEIGQSNLDRETGGLITAMKKLNMEKGYIITYDTEQTISPAISMIPFWKLYHGFFDTIGE, encoded by the coding sequence ATGGACAAGGCGCTAATACTCCAAAACAGACACTGGAAAAATGAGCCGTATCCTGATCTTATAAACAGGAAAGTTCTTTCCTCTGTTTTAAGCAAGCTGAAACTCAAAGAAATCCAAATCCTCCTTGGCGTGCGCAGGAGCGGCAAATCATCGCTTTTCAAACTTCTCATTAACCATCTTGCTGAGACTATTGATCCGTTATCCATCGTTTATGTCAATCTTGATGACCCTTTCTATTCCGAGGCGTGGAAAGATGCCAAGGAACTTTACAGGGTTGTAGAGACGGCTGAGAAAATCACAGGAGAGAAGGTTTCCTGTCTGTTCCTTGATGAAATTCAGAATGTTCAGGGGTGGGAAAAGTTCATAAAGAGCCAGTATGATGCCGGTGCCTTCACAAAGATATTCATAACAGGCTCCAACTCGCTCTTGCTCAAGGGTGATTATGCAAAGCTTCTGTCAGGAAGGTATATAACAGACTATGTTTACCCTTTTTCGTTTCAGGAAATGTTGAGCAACAGCGGAATAGTCTCCTTGAGAGACCTTCTTGGCAACAGGCCGAAAGTGCTGAGTCTTCTCGACGATGTCCTACTTTACGGCTCCTTTCCCGAGGTATACAAAACGCCGAATCATGAGCTTAAGAGAGAAATTCTTTTGAGCTATTATGAAACGATTATCCTGAAGGATTGCCTCGGCAACCACAGCATACGGGATACGCGGGCGTTCAAGGAACTGGCTCATTATCTCATATCGAATGTATCGGGACTTTATTCCTATAACAGCCTTGCTAAAGCGGTGCAGAGCAACGAGAATACGGTCAGAGAATTCGTGGGATATCTGGAAGAGAGCTTTCTTGTGGATGAGGTGAAGAGCCTTTCCTTTTCTCTGAAGGCCCAGTCAAAGGCCAGGAAGAAAATTTATGCTGTTGACAACAGCTTTTTGAATACCGTCTCCTTCAAGTTCTCCGACAATAAAGGCAAGCTTCTCGAAAACCTTGTTTATACAGAGCTCGTAAAGAATGGCTTCCGTGAAATATTCTTCTTTCACGAGAACAAGGAATGTGATTTTGTTGTCAAGACCGGCAAAACCCTGACAGGGATTCAGGTCGGATACGAAATAGGACAGTCCAATCTGGACCGGGAAACAGGCGGACTGATTACTGCAATGAAGAAACTGAACATGGAGAAGGGATACATCATCACCTATGATACTGAACAGACAATAAGCCCGGCTATTTCTATGATACCATTCTGGAAATTGTACCACGGTTTTTTTGATACCATAGGGGAATAG
- a CDS encoding ADP-ribosylglycohydrolase family protein yields the protein MTEISFKERILGGLWGAVIGDALGVPVEFKSREVRKMDPVTGMRGYGTFNLPPGSWSDDSSLMLCTTESLLDGFDTNRMGQLFIQWLNEAYWTPWGETFDVGGATHAGIKRMMRGIPPEEAGGTSDGDNGNGSLMHILPVGLYFANSPVSEILEYAHRASSLTHRHVRSQIACGFYCLMVSALLKGNDPEEAYHYAIVQTEEYYNQPQCFRELAHFERILSGNIHQLPEEKIQSGGYVIHTLEASIWCLLNSHTFTEAVLKAVNLGDDTDTTGIVTGGLAGIYYGVEAIPKEWVNVIARKEDIDRLFNNFMNVLK from the coding sequence ATGACAGAAATATCTTTTAAAGAAAGGATACTCGGAGGTCTCTGGGGCGCTGTCATCGGTGATGCTCTCGGTGTACCAGTAGAATTCAAAAGCAGAGAAGTAAGAAAAATGGACCCTGTAACCGGCATGAGAGGTTACGGTACCTTCAACCTCCCTCCAGGATCATGGTCCGATGATTCATCTCTTATGCTCTGTACCACAGAAAGCCTCCTCGATGGTTTTGATACAAACCGTATGGGACAACTCTTTATCCAGTGGCTCAATGAAGCGTACTGGACACCCTGGGGTGAAACCTTCGATGTAGGTGGGGCAACGCATGCAGGCATCAAGCGGATGATGAGAGGGATACCTCCGGAAGAAGCTGGAGGAACCTCGGACGGTGATAACGGGAACGGGTCACTCATGCATATATTGCCTGTCGGGTTATATTTTGCCAATTCACCCGTTTCAGAGATCCTTGAATATGCCCATCGAGCCTCCTCTCTCACCCATCGCCATGTCCGCTCACAAATAGCCTGTGGTTTCTATTGCCTTATGGTATCGGCACTACTAAAAGGCAATGATCCGGAAGAAGCATACCATTATGCCATAGTGCAGACAGAAGAGTACTACAATCAACCACAGTGTTTCCGTGAGCTTGCACATTTTGAACGTATCCTCTCAGGGAACATTCATCAACTCCCGGAAGAGAAAATTCAATCAGGCGGATATGTGATTCACACGCTTGAAGCAAGCATCTGGTGCCTTTTGAATTCACACACATTTACCGAAGCAGTTCTCAAAGCCGTAAACCTCGGTGATGACACTGATACCACAGGAATAGTCACAGGCGGTCTTGCTGGAATTTATTATGGTGTCGAAGCAATTCCGAAAGAATGGGTAAACGTAATAGCGAGAAAAGAGGATATTGATAGATTGTTCAACAATTTCATGAATGTTTTAAAGTGA
- a CDS encoding dual specificity protein phosphatase family protein: MTKNTKDSPAVPFARSYWVVPGKFLAGYYPGDISPIEMEKKLRGLVSIGIRYIINLMEEAEHVRYRGLFVPYQPLLNKYAQEKGVDITCVRRPIEDMDIPSKEEMETILNEIDLAIENKKPAYVHCLGGKGRTGTVVGCYLMRHGIASKSTVFEIIQHLRRNDPESRHPSPESPIQRHMVMNWKQGE, encoded by the coding sequence ATGACTAAAAACACCAAAGACTCCCCTGCTGTTCCCTTTGCCCGTTCCTATTGGGTAGTACCGGGTAAATTCCTTGCCGGTTACTATCCCGGCGATATAAGTCCTATTGAAATGGAGAAGAAATTACGAGGTCTTGTATCCATTGGTATCCGGTATATTATCAACCTTATGGAAGAGGCAGAGCATGTCCGGTACAGAGGTCTTTTCGTTCCTTACCAGCCTCTTCTCAATAAATACGCACAGGAAAAAGGTGTAGATATCACCTGTGTGAGACGTCCCATCGAAGATATGGACATCCCCTCTAAGGAAGAAATGGAGACCATTCTCAATGAAATCGACCTGGCCATAGAAAACAAAAAACCTGCCTATGTTCACTGCCTGGGAGGGAAGGGACGCACTGGCACTGTTGTCGGATGCTACCTCATGCGCCATGGAATTGCTTCCAAATCAACGGTTTTTGAGATTATTCAGCACCTCCGCAGGAATGATCCTGAATCCCGTCATCCATCGCCGGAAAGCCCGATCCAACGGCATATGGTGATGAATTGGAAACAAGGAGAATAA
- a CDS encoding WYL domain-containing protein translates to MKPIKKGANPAGISEKVIRLLEIYTLIAQKQFPSIDFLMERFQVSKRTVFRYLELINIIDPIEYDKERNGYTFTEGDRIKKLILTDEEFQTLLVAGESVSHLGAIFKENFQKLVMRMFTHGGKVPFKKDKPAIIVKSPDALFSAKIGSILGALLPCIEEKRAVDISYKARLSKEVTKRTVDPYVVVLYDGIWILVGFCHLRKTIRSFALDRIIDIQERNLYFTSQPDFDLKAHLSSPWGIIDGKEATVTVRFKREIADYILRKDKWHSSEKRTILPDGAVELSFTVAGVDEIKRWIYSWLPHVEVIKPVWFRKQIQKELSASVKDHLM, encoded by the coding sequence ATGAAGCCAATAAAAAAAGGAGCAAATCCTGCGGGTATTTCTGAAAAAGTTATTCGGCTTCTTGAGATTTATACCCTTATTGCCCAGAAGCAGTTTCCTTCTATAGATTTTCTGATGGAACGTTTTCAGGTTTCCAAGAGAACTGTGTTTCGTTACCTTGAGCTTATAAATATCATTGACCCGATTGAATATGACAAGGAAAGAAATGGCTATACATTTACTGAGGGAGACCGGATAAAGAAACTTATTCTTACCGATGAAGAGTTCCAGACCCTCCTTGTGGCGGGGGAATCGGTATCTCACCTCGGGGCAATCTTCAAAGAGAATTTTCAGAAACTCGTCATGAGGATGTTTACTCACGGCGGCAAGGTACCTTTCAAAAAAGATAAACCGGCGATCATCGTAAAGTCCCCGGATGCCTTATTCAGCGCCAAAATCGGAAGCATTCTGGGAGCACTTCTACCATGCATTGAAGAAAAAAGGGCAGTTGACATCAGCTATAAGGCCCGGCTCTCAAAAGAGGTAACGAAGCGCACAGTTGACCCGTACGTTGTTGTTCTCTATGATGGCATCTGGATTCTTGTCGGTTTCTGCCACCTGAGAAAGACGATACGGAGTTTCGCCCTTGACAGGATAATAGATATACAGGAGCGTAATCTCTATTTTACCTCTCAGCCGGATTTTGATCTTAAGGCACATCTCTCCAGTCCCTGGGGAATCATAGACGGCAAAGAAGCGACAGTAACAGTCAGGTTCAAGAGAGAGATAGCAGATTATATTCTCAGGAAAGACAAGTGGCATTCTTCAGAAAAGAGAACGATTCTCCCTGACGGTGCTGTAGAACTCTCATTTACCGTTGCAGGTGTGGACGAAATTAAACGGTGGATTTACTCCTGGCTTCCCCATGTCGAGGTCATCAAACCGGTTTGGTTCAGAAAACAGATTCAGAAAGAACTTTCCGCCTCGGTAAAAGATCACCTTATGTAG
- a CDS encoding RES family NAD+ phosphorylase, protein MIQAWRVIKKKHLPNALSGDGARLGGGRWNHVGIPVVYASETLSLAVLELFIHFTRRDITISKSLMAISVLIPDAIKAIEIYIDDLATGWNTSPPPDFTRDIGTKWAESNASALLRVPSAVIPGEHNFVINVKHPDFVKITVGDPRPFALDDRVWKY, encoded by the coding sequence TTGATTCAGGCCTGGCGTGTAATAAAAAAGAAGCACCTTCCAAATGCCCTTTCAGGAGACGGCGCACGTTTGGGGGGCGGGCGCTGGAATCATGTGGGGATACCGGTTGTTTACGCAAGCGAGACCCTCTCTTTAGCGGTTCTGGAATTATTTATCCATTTTACGAGGCGCGATATCACAATCAGCAAGTCCCTTATGGCGATATCTGTCCTGATTCCTGATGCCATAAAGGCAATAGAAATATATATTGACGATCTGGCGACGGGATGGAACACTTCCCCTCCCCCGGATTTCACAAGAGACATTGGAACAAAATGGGCAGAAAGTAATGCCTCGGCCTTGCTCCGCGTACCTTCAGCGGTTATCCCCGGAGAGCACAATTTTGTCATCAATGTTAAGCATCCTGATTTTGTAAAAATCACCGTCGGTGATCCGAGACCTTTTGCACTCGATGATCGAGTATGGAAATATTAA
- a CDS encoding DUF2384 domain-containing protein: MGTVAAILGGEKELGEKIQNPIDFDALIKKGMPSRVMYHIKKEFNLTDETLALIIGTSLRTIARKRKASENIISKGRLSPVESDRLYRFARIIALAEEVFENKGDALEWLNSAQHGLGGVVPFEMLQTDAGTREVEELLTRIEYGIIS, encoded by the coding sequence ATGGGAACAGTAGCAGCGATTCTTGGAGGGGAAAAGGAATTAGGGGAGAAGATCCAGAACCCTATCGACTTCGATGCCTTGATAAAAAAAGGAATGCCTTCGAGGGTAATGTATCATATAAAGAAAGAGTTCAATCTTACAGATGAAACTCTTGCACTTATCATTGGGACAAGCCTCCGTACGATTGCGAGAAAGCGAAAAGCCTCAGAAAATATAATCTCAAAAGGAAGGCTTTCCCCTGTAGAAAGCGATAGACTTTATCGTTTTGCCCGTATTATAGCCTTGGCAGAAGAGGTGTTTGAGAACAAGGGAGACGCCTTGGAATGGTTAAACAGTGCACAGCATGGCCTTGGCGGGGTAGTCCCTTTCGAAATGCTCCAGACCGATGCGGGGACCCGTGAAGTTGAAGAACTGTTGACCCGTATAGAGTACGGTATCATTTCTTGA